The DNA sequence aaagaagaaaataaccaaatgaaggaaaggcaaGGCAGCCGAGACCATTGGATATGAACCCCCCATGTGTGGGAATGAAAGACATTTCAGACTCATTTCCTTTGAATGTCACATTTTTACAAGGTTGATATCACACATGATCAGAGATCTTGTTCGAATTTTGTTCTTGAACTTCCTGTAATTCCTTTCTGACTAGACTAATAGAGGAACATAGGGCCGGTTTACCGATATCAAAGTAATTTGCATCTGATTCGGCTTTGATTTGTTCATTAATTTTCCATTCCTCACCTAATCCTTCCCTTACATCTTGAAAAACAATGCCTTCAATTAAGGTAGGATAATTTAGACTACCCAAGCTCAATCAAACACAAAATAACATGCTGTTTCGATTTGCTTTTCTAGCTTGGTCAAGGTTGGAAACTAATCCCAACTTGTTTGAGCTTGAAAACAAGATAAGGAAGCAATGGCTTCCCAAATTGTTTGAGCTAGATTGGTGTGAGGAAGCCTCAAGCAATTTTATGTTAAGTTATagacaccaaaaaaaaacagtgATGGGAGGATCATGCAAGGATCGACTTCGACTGGGCCTAAACAGGCCAATTTGCATTCCACCTCTTTGAATGTTGCACCTAAATTTATtagtattttatattcattttacaTTAAGTAATAAATTCTTTAGCTTCAACATTCAAGTATAAACTGACTGTGGTCATTTAAGCTTCCTCAACTCAACCAACTAAACCTTCCATCGACAGTTGATATTCTGTCTCTACATTTATACTTGTGAAGTTGGGGATTATCAATAATCATGCCATTTGATACACCTTTGTGGcttgaactcttttttttttttaatttggctgTTTTGTACTAGATTTCTAGGGTTCAGACCGATTCTAATGGAATTCAAATCAGAATCAATAGAATATAATACCATTGTCGACGCATGTAACATGTTCAAAGATGCTGAATGGGAAGGTTCATTACGacttcgtttggttgcaaagggaatTGATGGGAAGGGAAGTGTTTTCAAACCTAAACAATAAAACTTTCATATTTATTACCTTAtgtcactttactttgcattaaatataaataatttatcattactaaatatggtaaaaattttgaataatttattcatgtaaaaaataatgattctaattttatttatttatcttttttttatgtttaaaatttTTCAATTCCCACCCTTTTAattccctttgcaaccaaagGTAACTTACATTGTGGATTGCaatgttttttaatttaaaatttgaaaaatgaacAATTTACTCAGATGCATAAACTCACTGTGGTAGCAAAGCTTCAAAAACCTCTCTGGTAAGaggtcaggaaaaaaaaagaatgaagttgcATGGGCGTGCAGTCTTTTGATACTGAGAGATCCATTCATTGGGCCTCCATCAATCTGTAGACTGCACAGGCACCTCATCCTGTGGCTGGAAACTaaataagaaatcaaaagaatcaaaggtGGCAGACGATTATTTCCCTTGAAATGATTAATTCGACTTCTaatttatatataattaattcTGATCTGATCTCGTGATGCACCTCACAATTGAAGGACCAATCACTTATCATCACCTGAATTGTAATGaacccttcccccccccccccctctctctctctctctctctctctctctctctctattgaaGGAACTCACTCCCTTGTTTATGCACTACTCACTCACTGATTGTTCACTTCCATCAGAGAGAGATGTGGGCAATTGCTTTATTTGCTGTATCTCTACTTGTACTTTACATTTCACATTGCGTTTACAGATGGAGTAACCCCAAGTGCAATGGCATCCTCCCACCTGGTTCAATGGGTTTACCACTTATTGGAGAGAGCCTTCAATACTTCACCCCAACAGCATCAAATGGCATTCCACCTTTCATCAAAAAGAGAATGGATAGGTAAAGAAATCAGTCATTTCTCAATCCTTTTAATTCTTGTGTTCTTCTTACAATAATTGAAGTTGTTCTATATATGACCATGCATGCAGATATGGAACATTGTTCAAAACTAGTCTAGTTGGTAGACCTGTTGTGATATCAACTGATCCTGAAATCAACCATTTCATCTTccaacaagaaggaaaattattCCAAATATGGTATTTGGATACTTTCACTGAGATCTTTGGGGAACAAAGTCTGGCAGCTGCCCATGGTTTTGTCCATAAGTACCTTAGGAACATGATTTTGAGCATATTTGGTCCTCAAAACCTAAAAGAAAAACTGCTTCCTGAAGTGGAACAGACCACACTCAAGTATCTAAAGTTATGGTCAACCCAAGAAGGCACCATAGAGTTGAAAGATGCTATTGCAACTGTAAGTTCATTCTTAgagattttattaattaattaatgctAAGAATTTGCCAAATTAATCTGCTTTTGATTAATTTTGACTCTTGCATGAAACTCTCTCAGatgatttttaattttactGCTAAGAAGCTAATTAGTTATGATGAAGAGGTCTCCTCCAAAAAGGTTATACACAGCTTTATAGCTTTCATAAAAGGTCTGATTTCATTTCCTTTGAATGTTCCTGGTACAGCCTACTACAAATGTCTACAggtaattaataataaataagaacCCTACCTCTACTACCTAATCTTCTTTAATTCCTACATTTTATtaaaagggtttttttcttggttcAATATATAACCCTAGATTTCACTGTGTTCCATAGGGACAGAAGAAGGTTATGAAAATGCTGAAAGAGATGTTAGATGAGAGACTTGCATCACCAGAGAAGCAACATGGTGATTTCTTTGATGTTGTCATTAAAGAGTTAAAGAAAGAAGGGACCATCCTTAATGAAAGGATCGCTCTACATTTACTTTTTGCCCTTCTATTTGCTAGTTATGAGACAGCATCTGAGGTTTTAACATTTGGTATGAAGATGCTTGAAGAACACCCTAAGGTCCTAGAAGAATTAACGGTACGCGAAAATTCTGGTCAATCAACTATTGAGGAGAATAATTTTTCTTCCCCTCCCTCAGCTTCTATCCACACGATTCAGGATGCTCAAATATGTGTTTTGTATTGGAGTTGTGAGCTTAGTATAACCATTAAGGAGTGCTATTTAACAGTTGGGAAGTAATTTAATAAGAATGTTGTCAGGTGTTGGTGCTATGGACCATTATATTGGATAGATTAGGCATTTGCTTCAAGTGCACAGTGAGGTAGAATTGAGTTGAGAGTCTGAAACTAGCAGTTGAGGTCCAACTCAATACAATAGCATTGGGAAATCCCTTCGCAAGGGTTTAGATGCGAGTGGAGGGTATTTTGGAGAACAAACTCAAACCTTATAGGAGTTTGTGAACCCTAATATGATGTGGTAAAACTTCCACAATGGATTAAAACTTTCTCCGTTTAATGTTCCTGGTGCTTTAGTAATGAAACCTTATTGACCCAAGGACTGGCAATCCAAGGTTAATTTATTGAGTCATTAAGCACAAATATTAGCCACTAAGAGGGGGGGGGGCTTGAGGAGTCTTCTTATTATGGCTATGAATGGAGATCTTAAATTCTCCCCACCAAGCCATGAAAATTAGTTAATGtcacaaattattattattattattttgaatgtCTTAGTGTTTGGCATGTTTGTAAATTATACATGATTGACTGTGTCGCAGAAAGAACATGAGGAGCTTATAAGAAGccgaaaaaataaagacaatggaACCACATGGAAAGAATATAAATCTATGAAATTTACATTCATGGTGAGCTACAGAGTCTTATTTCAGTTGAAACATCAACAGCAATTCAATATCAGTGTATGGATCTATTGTAATgaaccctttttcttttttttttttttttttttttttttttttttttttttttttttgtggcagGTCATTAATGAAATGGTTAGGCTTGCAAATATTGTCCCAgggattttcagaaaagcaatGGCTGATATAGAAATAAATGGTTAGTCCAAAATCTATGAGAATGATTTAGTTCTATAGGATTCCTAATAGTCTTTCTTTCACTTCCAGTTCACTTCCTAATCAAATTGAAATTTGTGTAGGATACATGATTCCAGCAGGCTGGGCAGTTATGGTATGTCCTCCGGTTGTTCATCTGAACTCGAAAAAGTATGATGATCCCCTTGCCTTCAATCCGTGGAGATGGGAGGTagttcattattattttttaattatatttggcATTTAAAAGATCAAACAAGGTCTTGGATTCAGTTTGATTGTTCTTCTTACTTaacatttgattttaaaacacAGCATATGGAAGCAAATGCTGGGTCTAAGAATTTCATAGCTTTTGGTGGTGGTCCAAGATTTTGTGCTGGAGCTGACTTTGCCAAGTTGCAGATAGCCATCTTTCTTCATCACTTGGTCACAGGTTATAGGTAacaatttgagaaaattttctccatttgtatattttaaaagggaaaaggcACACGGCTAGGGTGCCCAGCATgtttcatcctctctcctccccctttagAAAAGAGCCATGTGATTGGTATATCCTGTTAACTTACCGAAAGCTGACGGCATGCCCAACTCCCATTTTAAAATGTTTCAAGGTAGTAAATCttccaaaagttttttttaAACCCACAACTCAAAGACCCCCTCAACAACCCTTGAAAATTTTACTGATcaataaaaatatgaagaaagaCATGTAGGGATATATTGCCTTACCCTAAATCTAGAATATAGAAGCTCTCCAAGGAAAAGTGTTAGTAATGTGCCTCAACTACTTTCCATTTATATCAAGTTCTCCATttaagcctctctctctctctctctctctctctctctacttgcttaattttttcattaatttatttttcttggtgcaatattctcagcatcCAATTGCATGCCACAGATACAAAGAGTCTAATatatcattttaaaattttattttttaggtggAAAACAATCAAAGGAGGTGATCTCATTAGATGTCCAGGTTTGATATTTCCAAATGGTCTCTACAGCAAAATATCAGAAAAGCAGAAGTCAAGCAGCATTTCTCAAGGGTGAGGCCAAGCTCAGGCGTCTGTCAATGTGAACACTTACTGATCTAATCACTCTAAAGTTCTGTGGAGTTCATGGCTGCCACATTCCTAGAATCTCTGTTTCATGATAAGTTCAGTTATTCTGGaagattttcttttctagatagAATAGGTCTGTTTTTAAGTTACCTTTTTTATGACTTTCAGAAGGTcttgtcttcttttttctgttgtAATGTGTTTTCTGCCCACTTACATAGTCCTATCAAAGACAACCTTCTCTTGACTGTCCATACTTTTAGGTTCTCTCTCTATTGTCTGCACCATAACTATAGGCTTTTAGTGTTACATTTTAAATGGTCGATCCAAAGTTAACCTAAAGTTGTTAAAGTTGAACTTTAGACCAATTTGCAAAGCTTTATATCACCATACTTGTAACCCAATTGAATTGCTGACGAGGTTGGTAGCTTAGAGGAAAGAAGCCTTTGCCCAATTCGCACGCAAGTCGGCTAGTTGTGGATTAAGTCAACGTGCCCCACTGTAGCTTGTTGGTCTTGTGAAACCGTTGCTTGTTGTATGGGGCTTCGACCTGAAaactatgatcactaccatggatcatcctattttatttatcaaaaaaaaaaaaaaaaatctaatttgaaTTAAAACTTGTGAAGTGAAACCCTCAGACCTGGAAACTATGATCCCTACAACGGCAGCATTAATCCTTTCCTGTCAATGTCAAGCCACCATGGAGatcatctctcttctcttccatagtGTAGGGTTTCATAAACCCTCagactctctcactctctcactaaGGGAGAGGGTATAATTGATAGGATAGAGAAGATTGATGATTCAATTATCATAGAGAAAGAGAGTATGAGAGAATtaaaggggagggagaaaataTACATATTACCTCTTCCTTAATTCTCTCACCAATTAGGTATCCTATAATGGCAAGATTTTAGGGGTGTTTGAATTAAATTCAAACGCATCTTTATCCCCTTAATTAACAacttgagattttttatttatttatttattaatattaacAACTTGAGATTGGGTCTTACGACCCAAGGATACCAATCCAATGGACGATCTCATAATCTCCCTAAAGCTTGGTGTGAGATCACATCTCatatcaagattccaattcaaggGATATCCTCTCAAGGATGATGACCAAATAGGTGTAACCAAAATGCGAGAAATCTAGAGTTTGGATGATGCTGGCCCAAACTTGCATCCTCAACAATAGCCCATATCAAGGCCCATTCCAATAGCAAAGAAGATGGGGCAACCAAACCAAACGAGCTGCACAGGTCAGAGACCAAAATGACAGCCCAGCTGGCCATGTCGGCAGCCCACCTCAACTTTGACTTAACCCCTATGTTATTTACATGTTTACATAATTAAGAGGATATCTTCCCTATTTCTTAGCAAAGGAGGTTGGAGAAGATCCTCCCTACTTCTTTGGAGAATAAATCCTCACATCTTTTCTATCTTTCTGGAAAGTTGTTGATTTGAGGGGCAATAAGAAGccccaaatttatttttttggaaccaGACTTAAAGACCCCAACAACCTTGAAAATTTTACTgatcaacaaaaatatgatgAAATACAAGGGGGTAAGTATATTTAATTTCCTTACCCTAAATCTAGAAGATAGAAGCTCTCCCAAAGAAAAGTGCTAGTAATATGCTTCAATTGCTTTCCATTGATATCATGTTAAAAGTGCTAGCCCGTAAATTTTTCATTTGTaataaagataaagaaaaaataaaaagaaacacaaCAGCCTGGCCAAAACTAGAATAAGAATAAAGCATCTTTATCCAATACCACAACCGATGTTCAAACCAAAGTTTGGAGAGAGATAACTTCTTAGCCATTTCTAACCCTAGAAAAAAGTGCACGAAACTCGGCCTCGAAGTTGGTAGTGACTCCTAGGAAAGATCACAAGTGAGCCACCACATTTGCACTATTGTCCTAAAAAATACCATCAGCACCCGTCTTTCCTAGTTTTCCCAAAGATCACCCATCAATATTAAGTTGAACCTAATCATTTTGGAGAACACTCAAAAAAACTTCCCTTAACACTTGCTGACGAAAAAAAGGGGACTTGGATGGTCAATTTCCTTGCACACAATAAATCCACCACCCATTACAAACTCATCCTTTGAAGTCAAGGGCCAAGAGCCTTATCTCTCCCAACAACAGATAAAATCTGAGaaatttttctctccctctctctctctccttgcttaattttttcattaatctatttttttggtgcaaaattttcaaaatgcaTTTGTATGTCACAGAACAAAGAGTCTGATCATTTAAAGTTTTGATTGTCAGGTGGAAAACAATATTATCAAAGTAGGTGATCTCATTAGATGTCCAGGTTTAATGTTTCCATATGGTCTCTACAGAAAAATATCAGAGAAGCAGAAGTCAAGCAACAGTTCTAAGGGTGATCAGGCCAAGCTCATGTGTCTATTTATGTGAACCCTAAGTGATCTAATCACTCTAAAGTTCGGTGAAGTTCATGGCTGGCACATTCCTAGCTAGAATATCTTTCGTTTAAGGAATTGTTTAATTAATTTGCTTTTAGATTAATGACTTTTAGAAGGTCTTGCCTTCTTTTTTCTGTTGTAATTTTGTTTTCACTTACAGTCCTACTGAGATAAGCTTCTCAATTGACAGCACACTCATCAAGTCAAACTGGTTTCCTTCAATTAGCCATTGTCGAATTTTAGGTTCTATCTCTATTGTATGCCCCAATACTATTGGCTTTTATTGTTATATTTTAAATGCGGTTGAATCAAATTAAGTTGCTCTAAAGTTGCTCTAGTTGAACTTTTGACCAATTTGAATACCAAAGCTTTATATTACCAAATTTCCCTTGACTCAAATTTCTTTGCAAATTTGGGAACTAGAGTGAATTCTCTTTTGATTTAAAGATAATTCAAATGCCATTTTAAAGGAGTCATAGGCAATCAAGGATATTTGAATTCTCTTTTCTCCCGTGATCAAACCTTTGCTactgcacctaacttcttgggcCACCGCACCAGAATTTCCATCTGGGACTGACCCGGTCTTGTGTACGCGATATCATAGTGACCCCAAGAACTAGTCGGGTCAAAGATCAGGACACCTTgggtagcaaaaaaaaaaagatatatatgcTTCATCAACTCTTAAAGACTCTAATTTAGTTACAAATTTTTCGGCTAAAGAGtagataaaaaaatatgttaatTTATCATGAAGCTaagttttatttaaaaaaaaaaaaaaaaggcgtttcttcttcctctgaccAACCCCCTCTCCATGGGCTGGATGAATCTTTAGAGTATCGTGGTTCCCACAATGAATCCTATATGGCTGATATCTACGTTCAACTTGTTGAGATTGTGACTTGGATTGTAAATGTCGATGAAAATCACAGATTGGATTTGAATTGGCTTGCAACCTTTTTGGATGATCTCTCTCAAACCTCCTTAGATGCTCTTTCTCATGTGAAAGATCCTAAGTTGAAGCATAATGAGAAAGAAATGTCAGATTTGAAGCAAATAGCTGAGGAACTCTATTAGGAAGACACTCAATCACTACTTTACGTAGGGAGAAAAATCACCATATTAGGTTTGCCCATTATTTTCTTTGCTCGCAAtgtagctctttttttttttttaatctgaaaatagtgaagagcactaaacaccctgtgtgagtggTCCCAAAAAAGTAAGAGAAGTCTAACTgaaaaccacacgcttcctaaggCAAAGATCCCTTACCAGATCagctaccccttggggtttaTCCAAGCTTTGTCTATCATGATGCTATTTGGGATAGTGTGGACAACCCCGATACCAatttgattgatttctttcttgtCTCTATAGTGCTTACTGCTTAGGCAATTGACTATTTTATTTGTCTAAAGGGTGTTGCTTATGGCGATGCCTAATGTGTCTCCTTTAGATGAATCTTTAGGTTCTTGATCTCTACTAATGACCATGTCAATGGTGAAGATTTAAATCCTTTTGTACATACGTTTATCTGTTTTACTTACTTAGGTATGCCGAGCTGTAAATCAGTTAAAATGTgtacatttttttaatattttgaacTTAATATATACTCACCTCTAACAATAAAAATACCATGTGGATAAATGATAATATGGATAAGATCTGATAAAATTTAACTGCCAAAAGAGGAACCGTTTGACAAATATTTGGGAGAGCAGGGAATATTCACGTACTTTAATGATCTTGGTCCGTGAATAtgacatatattttctctcttttaataaATACCATATCCACGGACCAGGATCATTCACGTACATTCACATACATAAATATTCACTTTCCTCAATACTTGGCCCATCAATAGTGTTGAGAACTCCAATTGTTCCACCGATAGAAATAGTAttccaagaaaaggaaaaaataatcaAGGAAGAGATGCAAGTTACCTGTAGGTTCACAAGTGTGAGTCAACATAATGATCATCTCTCTTCCATAGTCTAGGGTTTCACAAACGTTCACATTTCCCCACACCCTCACTATGGAAGAAAATATACATGTTATCACTTCTCCTTAATTCTTTAACCAGTTAGGGATATCATCGTTTTACCTATAGAAACCATTAACAACCTAATATATATCAAGCCTTATGGGATCTTATCCCATAGTGGAATattgtgtttgaattttaaattcaaataaaattttattactTTAATTAACAACTTGAGATCACATCTCATATTCTAAGGATACTAATCCAATGGACAATATCATATACTCCCTAAAGCCGATCAGTGAAGAACCTTTTCCCTTAGTATATACATACTATCTTCCCTAGGTTTTCATAGCGGCTCTGTACTAACCTCCCCTGGCAGAGAACATTTTTCCTTACCATATACATACTAGAGGTATCCTCAACTTAACCAGTATATTCACTTGGgtgttctcacttctcactcTTCCACTCAAGCAACTCTCACTCATTCTACACCACACCTTGGGCACTTAAATGGTAATTCCAGAATTGTTTACTTCCCCTTCTACTACACGAGAGGTGTTTGATGGGTTTCTATCAGACATTACCCaacaaaagggggaagagaaaagaaaatcaaataaaataaattcaaaaaaaattcaaaaaaaatttgaatttaagaAAAGACGgacacataaaaaaattattgtgtaatcatgaatttttatcttattatatcttactattttattttcttagttatCAAACATATCCTTTAATGTTGAACAGATGCCAATAGACATcaataaacaaaattttttcttttctaataaaaaaattgcatGTTTCGGACATCTTTTGGAATATATTTCCAAGGAgtgtctctctcctctataaatagaggacatCCTGGAACATAagagtctctctctctgtgtctgTGCTAGAatgtaataaaagaaaatttaaataattgTAAGTTATTTCTTATAAAATCTCACAATTGGCTGTGAGAGCATACATGTAGTCAATAGCTATGTGGCAAAATATGGTGATCATGGCATGAGGCCATGTCGTAGAAGATCATGTACTTACCACACTTGTTTTTcgctaaaaatcaattttgtttaTTAAACAAAAATAGAATACAGAACTTCATGGCCAGGCATACCCAGGCAAATGTACATATTACACTTGTAATTAAATAGGATATtgcaagggtgtcaatttgataCCGATATCAAAATCAACCATTTAAAACTGTACTGAATCGAAACGAAGGAATTTCGGTACGGTTTTGATATgggaaaatagaatctttttttaGTTTGGTTCAGTATCGATATTGACCATTCGGTATACGAAACCGAATCAAATACCGACACTTCTTGAGAAACTGCCAAAAcatcaaaaccattttttttttctggtagaaaCCAAAAGGCTCAAAACTAGAATTCAAAAATGGAGAAACtcaaagtttttttcttttttttttttttttggtggggtggtGGATAGAACCCATTTGAAGTGAGTTAAATTAAAACCGTTTGTATACCGAAATAGAGCAGTATCAAAACCGTACCAAGTCAATTTAGTATCAGTATTACAAACTTGAAATTGTTAACAGTATGATATGGTATCGGTATCTAGTATTAAGTTTCAATATCataccgaaaccaaaccaaataccAAAAACCGTACCGATTGACATCCCTAAGATAATGTGGGCTAAATCATTGTCAAAGTAATGAAAAATTACAGGATGTCATAAACCTCTAATAAATATACTTTGGGGGTGGGTGGGAATTAAGTCCGGGTTTCAAAACCCGAGCCCAATATTGAGTAATCTTAGCACAGCCTAGGCCCAATTCCTTTGTTCTCAACCCAACTTAGCTTAGCCCTAATAAGGTGGGCTTGGCTAGGGTTGACTTTAATTtgtcttattttgtttttggaaaaaCAAATGTAAAAAGTAGCGTGGCTCCTACATTAACACACATGAAAGGGCAAAATGATCACCTTACCCTACATGGAAGGTAGAAATTCCTTTCACCATTGATGCTTTCATCTGCACTCTCATTGGTCCCTATTTTGGTGCCAAAGCCATGCTACCTCTTATGGAACCCTCTCTCTTTTGTTCTTACATTTGTGTCCTTTTATTATAACTTTAGAAGAAATATTTTTCTGTCTAAGAGATACTGTGGCCCCTACACCAGCACTCCGACCAATGAGAGAACATACTCAGGCATTGACCAAGAGGGATGTGATGATCATTTCGCACCCTCGCGCTTGCAGTCCCGAATAGAAAACACGTCCTCATAATTATTTTATAATAGAAGCACAAACATTAaaacacacccccccccccccccccctcacaaTGATTGTGATCTATCTTGAGTAATGGCATGGAAACAGGAAATGGTCCCCTTaatcaattattcttttttgtttaaaaaataaatctattcaaagttcaaacacaACATGAGTGCTGATAGAGAATGCACCTTGGGTCATCAATCAGTTATTTAATAATGAAAATAAGGTATTAGTTGTTtaattcaaatattttctccattaaaaattttaaaaatctcaTCTGTGAATCTTAAGTACTTCAATACTTGCAATAAACAAAGTACCTAGCAAGGAAACAATAAACAGAGACATAAGAGGTAGAGGGGGAGAATTTGTGAACATTGGACCTAAGCGAAGAGGGTAATTAGTTTTCACAGTTCCTCATACGAAAGGATTCATACAAGATGTAGGGAAAAGCTGGTCGGCCAAGTAAAGATAAATCACAGATAAAGaactaaattataaataatCTATAGGGAATGCAGCTCGAGTAATCAATCAGTAATTCAATAATGGAAACAATTAATAGTTGTTTAACTAGAGACTTAACAATCTCTCAATTCCACAATGGAAACATGCAAATAGAGGACTTGAGtcattaataattaatttaataagGATCGAGTTTCCTTAAGACGACGGTGAAGCGGTATCCATTTACCGCGTGGCCTTAGGGCCACTTCTTTGGGGGTGGGGACTGGGGACTGGGACTGGGGCTGGGGTGGAGGTAGGGGGTCTCAATGCTACGTCCCTTCAATCCATGCGATGAACATCACCGcttggtgaagaaaaactttattCATTGAATTatacctatcaaaaaaataataataattagtttAGTAATAGAAACCCTTTAAGGTAGTTGACAAAGCTGGAAACTTGACAATCCTTCAATCCCGCATTGGAAACAGAGGAcatggaaaagagagagaaagaaataaggAGAAGATAGAGGGGGAGTGAACAACAATACGAGTAGTTACAGCAATATTACCCAATGATTAATGGTAAAGTATATTATCAATGATAGTTGAGATGGGAAAAAAGACCATGAGTATGTTTTCTCACTCAGTGCTTCAGAGAAGCGAATTCAACAGCAGATTATCTCGTTAAGGCTGCAGCGAAAAGTGGCGTTTCTTCGATTATCCCATCACTCCCTAGTTTTATCCAGGCTA is a window from the Macadamia integrifolia cultivar HAES 741 chromosome 5, SCU_Mint_v3, whole genome shotgun sequence genome containing:
- the LOC122078395 gene encoding LOW QUALITY PROTEIN: cytochrome P450 87A3-like (The sequence of the model RefSeq protein was modified relative to this genomic sequence to represent the inferred CDS: substituted 2 bases at 2 genomic stop codons), with protein sequence MWAIALFAVSLLVLYISHCVYRWSNPKCNGILPPGSMGLPLIGESLQYFTPTASNGIPPFIKKRMDRYGTLFKTSLVGRPVVISTDPEINHFIFQQEGKLFQIWYLDTFTEIFGEQSLAAAHGFVHKYLRNMILSIFGPQNLKEKLLPEVEQTTLKYLKLWSTQEGTIELKDAIATMIFNFTAKKLISYDEEVSSKKVIHSFIAFIKGLISFPLNVPGTAYYKCLQGQKKVMKMLKEMLDERLASPEKQHGDFFDVVIKELKKEGTILNERIALHLLFALLFASYETASEVLTFGMKMLEEHPKVLEELTKEHEELIRSRKNKDNGTTWKEYKSMKFTFMVINEMVRLANIVPGIFRKAMADIEINGYMIPAGWAVMVCPPVVHLNSKKYDDPLAFNPWRWEHMEANAGSKNFIAFGGGPRFCAGADFAKLQIAIFLHHLVTGYRYKESNISFXNFIFXVENNQRR